A window of Ananas comosus cultivar F153 linkage group 4, ASM154086v1, whole genome shotgun sequence contains these coding sequences:
- the LOC109708777 gene encoding uncharacterized protein LOC109708777 has translation MALPKTPLPKLVSLLLLLLSPLFSSSSSSSRSYSDLTPDEFRAARLRLAPGLASVAAPHRGSPRVLEPYEEAELLARECDLSGGDSGAKVLAVEDATSPTSRSPSKSYSPAMEMRASKKSLRRRWDAGSWRQRQWSVARRSREGGIRQQQRRGWQQRRGRRPRHRVGCGPLATTAAERGAVERRRWDVAAPAARVEGSGGDPGAVGSDGDEEGERERERGDGGAAKGSVAVSPNLNSMELVEVHGKYDQIFAESEGQPFGAESKII, from the exons CTCTTCCCAAAACGCCCCTCCCCAAGCTcgtctctctcctcctcctcctcctctctcccctcttctcctcttcttcgtcctcctcccGCTCCTATTCCGATCTCACCCCCGACGAGTTCCGCGCTGCACGCCTAAGGCTCGCCCCGGGTCTCGCCTCCGTGGCGGCGCCACATCGGGGATCGCCCCGTGTTCTAGAACCTTACGAGGAGGCGGAGCTGCTTGCGCGCGAGTGCGACCTCAGCGGCGGCGACAGCGGCGCGAAGGTACTCGCTGTCGAGGACGCGACCTCGCCCACCTCAAGATCGCCGTCCAAGTCCTACTCTCCGGCGATGGAGATGAGAGCGTccaaaaaat CCCTACGAAGAAGGTGGGATGCGGGGTCCTGGCGGCAGCGGCAGTGGAGCGTGGCGCGGCGGAGCAGAGAAGGTGGGATCCGGCAGCAGCAACGGCGCGGGTGGCAGCAGCGGCGCGGGCGGCGGCCGCGGCATCGTGTGGGATGCGGGCCCCTGGCGACTACGGCAGCGGAGCGTGGCGCGGTAGAGCGGAGAAGGTGGGATGTGGCAGCGCCAGCGGCGCGGGTGGAGGGATCGGGGGGAGATCCAGGCGCGGTGGGGTCGGACGGAGACGAGGAGGGCGAGCGCGAGCGCGAGCGCGGCGACGGGGGTGCAGCAAAGGGTTCAGTGGCGG TCTCCCCAAATCTTAATTCAATGGAACTGGTCGAAGTTCACGGGAAGTACGACCAGATTTTTGCAGAGTCAGAGGGCCAACCTTTTGGAGCTGAGAGCAAGATTATCTGA